The Candidatus Poribacteria bacterium genome contains the following window.
GGTGCCGAGGACACATCGTGGCAACTGTTCCTCGATGAAGCGATGGGCAAATTTTTTGATGGACAATACGCAGGTGCCTATGAGGATGCATTGATTGATAAATTTCAGGAATTGTTGCCCGAAACCCCACCGTGGCAATAAAAATCAGAGGGTACGGTGGAAGAAGGACGGAAATTTGGAAGGAACCGTTCCTTCGCTTACCCATTCCATTCTTCCATTCTTCCACGCTTCCAATTACCTATATCGCATTACGAAAGGAAATCTATGAAAATTCTACTTCAAGGACGTGTTGAAGGTGAACTCCTCCAGAGATTGGAAAGTATCGTCGGTGATGAACACACCTACGTTGCTCCAGATTCACGCGAGGCACTGATTGAGGAAGGCAAAGATGCCGATATCTTCTACGGCTACTGTAGCGAGGACCTTTTCCCGCACTTTCCGAACATCAAATGGATCCAATCTTCCAGTGCAGGCATGGACCGGCACATGTATCCCGCGCTCCGTGAGAGTGATGTTCTTTTGACAAACGCTGCTGGCTTATATGGAACGCATGTTGCTGACCAAGCGTTCGCACTCCTGCTCGGCTTGGCGCGTGGTATTCATGAATCCGTTCGGAATCAGGACAACCACCAATGGGGCGGTGCAAGGACAATGCCGATGATCGAGATTGACGGGTTCAAGATCGGTATCGTTGGGATGGGTGGCATCGGGATGCAGATGGCAAAACGCGCAAAAGGGTTCGATATGCACGTTATCGCTGTCGATGCCTACCGCACCGATAAACCGGATAACGTCGATGAATTGGTGCCGATGGATCAACTCTCAAACATGATGAGTCAAGTGGATGTCGTGATGATTGCGTGTCCGTTGACTGAAGAGACACGGGGTCTTATCAATAAGGATAACCTATCAGTGATGCAACCGACAGCGTTTTTTATTAATGTCGCTCGCGGACCGATCGTCAACGAACCCGATTTGATTGAGATTCTACAAGCCGGTAAAATCGCTGCGGCTGGTTTAGATGTAACTGAGGTCGAGCCTCTCCAAGAAGACAGCCCATTGTGGGATTTTGACAACGTTATCATTTCGCCACATTCCGCAGGTGGTTCACAGCACCGCATGCGCCGTATCACCGAGTTCTTCTTGGATAACTTGGAACGGTACCTGAAGGGTGAGGAACTGAAGAACGTTGTAAATAAGCAGCTTGGATTTTAGCAGAAATATCCATTTTTTTAGTGCCTTGATCTTGAAATCAAGGCACTGCTTTGAGAGCCATGATCGAATACAAAAGTTATATCGGCGCTGTTGATTTTGCCCAGAAATAGACCCCTTTCATGGAACAGTGATTAATACACAGGACGTAATCACATTTTATGGTGCCTCTGTAACTGAACTACGGGAAAAGATGCAAAAGTCACTTGAGGTCTACTTCGAGGTTTGTGAAGAACAAGGAAAAGTGCCAGACAAACCTTTGGCTGAAAAACCACAAGGGAAACAGACATGAGAAGGTTTGGTACGCAGGGACCTGTGAACCCTGAACAGCACTATGTTGTCGCTCGGACTGACGAACTCGCGGAGTTCATAAAGCGCGTTAAGGAGGGACGTTATATTGTCATCTTCGCACCACGGCAGACGGGGAAGACGACTTTTTTCCAACGCGCAGTTGAAGTCCTCACTGCTGAAGACTTAACTTACTTTCCCATTCAACTGAATTTTGAAACCTATGAAGACTGCACGCGTTCTGAATTTTACGACTCTCTCACGAAACAAATTCGCAAGGAAGTTGAACGGATTTTCCAAGGGCGCGGAGAAGGATTTGACAAAATCTTAAAGCATTTTCTTGATAATGCTCAGATAACCACCCATTTGTCAATGATGGAGTTCTTTGAACAACTTCAGGAACTCTTGAAATACGCGAAGGTCGTCCTGATTATCGACGAATTTGATGGTATCCCCCGATCCGCGCTGAAGGGT
Protein-coding sequences here:
- a CDS encoding D-2-hydroxyacid dehydrogenase; the encoded protein is MKILLQGRVEGELLQRLESIVGDEHTYVAPDSREALIEEGKDADIFYGYCSEDLFPHFPNIKWIQSSSAGMDRHMYPALRESDVLLTNAAGLYGTHVADQAFALLLGLARGIHESVRNQDNHQWGGARTMPMIEIDGFKIGIVGMGGIGMQMAKRAKGFDMHVIAVDAYRTDKPDNVDELVPMDQLSNMMSQVDVVMIACPLTEETRGLINKDNLSVMQPTAFFINVARGPIVNEPDLIEILQAGKIAAAGLDVTEVEPLQEDSPLWDFDNVIISPHSAGGSQHRMRRITEFFLDNLERYLKGEELKNVVNKQLGF